The Hevea brasiliensis isolate MT/VB/25A 57/8 chromosome 1, ASM3005281v1, whole genome shotgun sequence genome has a window encoding:
- the LOC131183125 gene encoding uncharacterized protein LOC131183125 yields the protein MICSRRILFVGYAALLFLVLILQGCYARTNNNCTTSCGNIHNISYPFRLKTDPESCGHKEYELTCENNLPVAYLDSAKYYVESINYNNYTIRVMDAGVQKDNCSSIPRHSLNTFYNRYWRIPLLYWPQVVSFEKEYYQTLIFVNCEDQVQSSPLYVDASSCINNSGYWYVKVGATNLSDLADSCRIEQIAMTSIMPKEVKNISYKDLHRIMSYGFELSWFYGCCDNYKENLCNLPDYFIDYCSPVES from the exons ATGATTTGTAGTCGAAGGATCCTTTTTGTTGGATATGCAGCTCTTCTTTTTCTGGTGCTAATTCTGCAAGGTTGCTACGCTAGAACAAACAACAACTGCACCACATCTTGTGGCAATATCCACAACATTAGCTACCCTTTTCGATTGAAAACCGATCCTGAAAGCTGCGGCCACAAAGAGTATGAACTTACTTGTGAAAACAACCTTCCAGTAGCATACTTGGATTCGGCAAAATATTACGTTGAGTCTATCAATTACAATAACTACACAATTCGAGTGATGGATGCCGGTGTCCAAAAGGATAATTGCTCCTCCATCCCTCGCCATTCTTTGAATACATTCTATAACAGATATTGGAGAATTCCACTCCTCTATTGGCCACAAGTAGTCTCCTTTGAGAAGGAATACTATCAGACCTTAATTTTCGTAAACTGTGAAGATCAAGTACAGAGTTCTCCACTTTATGTGGATGCTTCTTCTTGCATCAATAATTCTGGTTATTGGTATGTAAAGGTTGGGGCCACAAATTTATCGGATTTGGCGGACTCGTGCCGAATAGAGCAGATAGCTATGACATCTATAATGCCGAAAGAAGTGAAGAACATTTCATATAAGGATCTTCACCGCATTATGTCATACGGATTTGAGCTTTCATGGTTTTACGGTTGCTGTGACAACTATAAGGAAAACCTCTGCAACCTACCAGATTATTTCATAGACTATTGCAGTCCTGTTG AATCTTAA